The Bacteroidota bacterium DNA segment GTTATAGGGCTCGTTGCACAAAGTCCCGAGACATTCACCCCGAGATTTGGTTCTATTTCGTTGTATTCTACTACTATATTTTCCGAAATAGTTCCGCATTCATTAGTAATTTCAACTGTGTATGTGCCGGGTTTATCAATCAAAATAGTTGGCAGAGTATCTGTGTAGGTGTATGTTCCCAAATCTGCAGTCCAAAGGAAAGTACAACCTTCGTTGTATGATAAATCGTATTCAATAATTTCATCTGAGCAGAGAATAGTTGGATTTGGTCCGAGATTTGCCCAAGGAAAATAAACAACAGTGAGAGTATTATAAACCGTATCTATATTAATTCCATTATACGAAATACATTCTATAACATAAGTTCCGGGATCGAAAATAAACCAAGGATCAACATCAGTATGATTTTGCCAAATTGACATTGTAGAAGGATAATTAAAATTCCAGTGAACCGAATCAACAAAATTTGTTCCCAAATAAAAATATGTTGTGTCGATATAACAACTTGTTTCGAAAGTAAATTCGGCAGACACAAAAAAACTTGAAATAAATGTTGGTAATCCAAGTAAACATGCTTCATTGATTGGGACAGTTGAGATATTTAAATAAACAGCATCAAGAGTAATAATAGGTACAGGATCATTAGGGTTTTCAATACAGGCTAACCATGGTTGACTTTGTCTTGCCAAATAAATTTTTTGATCGGGTCCAAGTTGACAAGCACCTCCTTCACCTAACCCTAACCAACCAACAATTTGATAAGAATTTAAAAAATTTGTAACATTTGGGAGCTCTAATAAATCCCACCTATGAATGTTAGAATTACTTGAACCATACCAACAAACTCCATACAAGTAATGCTCGTTCGGCGAAAACTCACAACCATATGTATTAGTAAAGCCTGGTATTGTAACTGCATTTGACAAAATTCCAGTTGAATTATCAAAATCAAATAATTCGTATAAATTATCAGCTGTAATTGAGAGTACAATTTTACTTCCACTGGGAGAGGCTTTCATATAACCACCAAATTGCCATCCTGTTCCAACATGAGGCGTTCCTACATAACTTGAAACATAAATATTTACATCAATAGGATCATTTGTTATTAGATATGAACGAAATGTGCTGTTTCCCCATTCATGAACAATTACCCAAATATCTGTGCCATTTGCATGATTTACTGCTGTAATTTTTTCAGGTGATGGATTTAAAATAGCTATATTTTTTTCAAGAGGATCAACATCACCCATTCCACCATTGGCAGTCATATCAACTCTTGAATATGCTAAACCACCGAATCCAAGATGATCGTCAACTGTAAAAATATAATAAGTATTTGGATCTATCGGTTTTGGAATAATTACAGCCGATTGTGTTGATGAATTATCCCCTAATAATCCAAATCCATTTGGCATTATATTCATATTTGCATCCCAAACGTATGTTCCATCAGAAAAAAATAGAAGATTGCAATTTGCATCACTAATAGTAGCCACTCCTTCTAAAGTGTTTAAAGGGCTTCCTCCAAAAGCAACCGGAGTATTTGTGGAATTACACCACGAAACTCCTGCACTATTTCCAAAAATCCAGTTGCTCCCTTGACCATTTTGAGCATATATGTTGGCTACAAAAGTAATTATAAAACAAAATGTTAAGATTTTAGCTTTCATAATATTTATTTGTTCAAATATATGAAATATTTTGATTCATTAAAAAGAAAACCGGTTTGAAAATAATATTTCCATTTTGTAAATCTACTCGAATGAAATAAACCCCCATAGGATATTTCGAAACATCTAATTCTATGTTTTTAGATTTGTTTCTTTCGCTATAAATCAGTTTTCCGATTGAATTATAAATGTCAACTTTTTCAATTTCAGCAATTTCTGAATTTATAAATAGCTTTTCTTTCACTGGATTTGGGAAAATAGAAATTGAGTTTTCAAGTGAGTTTTCTTCGATGGAATTTGGTCCAACTTTCAGATAGGCTTCATCGTAGGCAGAGCAGCCAAATTCGTTAGTTACAATAACTGAATATAATCCTTCTTCAGAAATTTCGATAGATTGAGTGGTTTCGCCATTCGACCATAAATATGAACTATATCCGCTACCTGCATCAAAAATTCCTGTAGTTCCAAATTCAATTTCTAATGTGTCAAATCCAAGTTCAATGGTTGGAACAGGATCAACACTTACAATTATGTTTCCAATGGCATCGCCGCAAATTGGGTCGGTAACAGTAACAGAATACATTCCGGCTTCTGTAACTTCAATTGCCTGCATCGTTTCAGAAGTTGACCAAATATAAGTCAAGCCCGGAACTCCAACATCTAAAAGAAGTGTGCTTCCTTGGCAAATACTGGTGTCTGCACCCAATTCTATGCTTGTAGATAAAACATAAACCATAGCCGAATCAGTACTGATTTCTCCACAGTGATTCTCAATTGTAACAGCATAAAGTCCTGCGATAGTTGTGCTTATAGTTGCTGTATTGTCGCCGGTTGACCATAAGTAACTCACTGCCGTAGTGTCTGTTGCATCTATGGTTGTAGATTGTCCTTCGCAAACTACGATGTCTCCGCCAAGGTTAATGTTGAGTTCATGAAATTCTATAATCATAAAATCCGGGAAACTTCCACAGGCATTGGTTACTATAACAGCGTAGGTTCCGGCATCGAAAATTGTGATTTCCTGAGTGCTTTCTCCATTAGACCAAAAATAAGTTGCTCCCGCATTTCCGGCATCTAATATTACAGAGTCCCCCGGACAAATAGTTGTATCTGCACCGATGTTAGGGCTCAGTGAGATATCATATTCTACCTCAATACTTGTCGATTCAGAACAATTTGCAACATCAATAGTAACTTCAAAAGTTCCTGAAAATAGTGCAACGATTGAGTCTGTAGTTTCGCCTGTATTCCATATGTATGTTGGGGTTCCGTAGTTATTTACAACTGTGGCATCAAGGGTTATAGGATTCGTCTCGCAAATGCCTGAGATATTTGTGTCCAGATTCGGCTCTATTTCGTTGTATTCCACCATTATACTTTCAACAATGGTTCCACATTCATTAGTAATTTGAACAGAATAATTTCCAGGTGTATCAATCAAAAATGTAGGCAAAGTATCGGTGTAAGTATAAGAGCCCAAATATGCTGTCCAAAGGAAAGTGCAGCCTTCGTTGTATGAAAGGTCGTATTCAATAATTTCATTAGTACAGAGAACAGTTGGACTTGGTCCGAGGTTTGCCCATGGAATATAAACAACAGTCAAAGTATCCATTACTGTATCTGAAACATTTCCATTATATGAAATACATTGTATTATATAGGTTCCCGGATCGAAAACATACCAAGGATTAATGTCAGTTGTATTATGCCAAATCGGATCAGTTGAAGGATAATTAAAATTCCAAAAAACAGAATCGGCATTGATTATTCCAAAATAAAAATATGTTGTGTCGATATAACAACTTGACATAATCCAAGGTGGGTCATTGCTGGCAATAAAGGAAATAATAAAAGATGGTAATCCTTCATCACATTCTTCTATTGTGGGTGTACTTGGCACATCTAAAAAAACTGCATCAATAACAAGATTGGCAGCAACACCTCCTAGCAATGGGTCTTCAATACATGCTAACCATGAAACATCATCTCTTGCACAATATATTTTTCCGTCAGGTGCAAGCTGAACTGCTCCGCCGTCGCCATATGACTGTGGTCCTAACCATCCCACAGTTTCGTGAGAATTAAGAAAATTTGTAGCATTTGGTAGTTCGTATAAGTCCCATTGATGTACTTCATTATCCCATCTATTCACTGCATATAAATAATGTTCATCCGGAGAAAACTCACATCCATAGGCATCAGGAAATCCAGGCATTGTTATTGGATTGGACAATATCCCAGTAGTGTTGTCAAAATCAAACAACTCGTATATACCCATTCCTTCAATACCTAGTACTACTTTAGTTCCACTGGGGGATGCTTTCATATAGCCTCGAGATTTAGCAGAGGAGCCTGCATGTGGTGTACCAATATTGATAGAAACATAAATATTGACATCAATAGGAGCAGATGTTACAAGATATGACCGGAATATGGCGTTTCCCCATTCATGAACAATTACCCAAATATCTGACCCATTAGAATGATTTACCGCAGCAATTTTTTCGGGAGCTGGGTTGGTGATTGGCACGTTCTTTTCGAGAGGGTCAATATCACCCAGCCCGCCATTGGCAGTCATGTCAACTCTTGAATAGGCTAATCCATCCGAGCCGAGATTATCATCAACAGTGAAAACATAATACGTGTTTGGATCCATTGGTTTAGGAATAATAACTGCTGATTGAGTGGATGAAGCATCGCCTGTAAGTCCAAAGCCATTTGGCATTTGAATCAT contains these protein-coding regions:
- a CDS encoding T9SS type A sorting domain-containing protein produces the protein MKAKIATFCLLITFIANTFAQSGEGNNWIFGANARVSWDCSSVTPVAFSGSPLSTNEGVATISDPNCNLLFFTDGISVWDANMIQMPNGFGLTGDASSTQSAVIIPKPMDPNTYYVFTVDDNLGSDGLAYSRVDMTANGGLGDIDPLEKNVPITNPAPEKIAAVNHSNGSDIWVIVHEWGNAIFRSYLVTSAPIDVNIYVSINIGTPHAGSSAKSRGYMKASPSGTKVVLGIEGMGIYELFDFDNTTGILSNPITMPGFPDAYGCEFSPDEHYLYAVNRWDNEVHQWDLYELPNATNFLNSHETVGWLGPQSYGDGGAVQLAPDGKIYCARDDVSWLACIEDPLLGGVAANLVIDAVFLDVPSTPTIEECDEGLPSFIISFIASNDPPWIMSSCYIDTTYFYFGIINADSVFWNFNYPSTDPIWHNTTDINPWYVFDPGTYIIQCISYNGNVSDTVMDTLTVVYIPWANLGPSPTVLCTNEIIEYDLSYNEGCTFLWTAYLGSYTYTDTLPTFLIDTPGNYSVQITNECGTIVESIMVEYNEIEPNLDTNISGICETNPITLDATVVNNYGTPTYIWNTGETTDSIVALFSGTFEVTIDVANCSESTSIEVEYDISLSPNIGADTTICPGDSVILDAGNAGATYFWSNGESTQEITIFDAGTYAVIVTNACGSFPDFMIIEFHELNINLGGDIVVCEGQSTTIDATDTTAVSYLWSTGDNTATISTTIAGLYAVTIENHCGEISTDSAMVYVLSTSIELGADTSICQGSTLLLDVGVPGLTYIWSTSETMQAIEVTEAGMYSVTVTDPICGDAIGNIIVSVDPVPTIELGFDTLEIEFGTTGIFDAGSGYSSYLWSNGETTQSIEISEEGLYSVIVTNEFGCSAYDEAYLKVGPNSIEENSLENSISIFPNPVKEKLFINSEIAEIEKVDIYNSIGKLIYSERNKSKNIELDVSKYPMGVYFIRVDLQNGNIIFKPVFFLMNQNISYI